In a single window of the Orbaceae bacterium lpD04 genome:
- the nikA gene encoding nickel ABC transporter substrate-binding protein translates to MHLHSTFLKLIFIILPLCCSSFFSYAKSDITFANFRDIRDLNPHLYSGEMWAQNILYESLVHYNDDGSFTPWLAESWAITNNGKTYTFKLRKDVSFSDGTKFDAHSAKLNWDAILANKVRHTWLEMVRLITAINVIDDYTLQIELAEPYYPFLIEIAVTRPMRFISPNSMIDGGTKSGVKSYIGTGPYILAEHKKDQYAIFTANPNYWGTKPKIDKITMQVIADNQSRLMALEKGEIDLIYGKNMVDADSFERFSALTKFQALMSKPVSSRIVLMNTTKPGLNDVNVRRAIEHIISKDDISQGIFNGSEAPADSLMANNIPYADLKLKPYQYDPKMAVTLLEQAGWLIVKGQEYRQKDGKPFEITLYYDSNTASQKTIAQYMQDEFAQVGLKLNIHGEEEQGYRDRQKAGNFDMVFDISWGMPYDPQSFLSGMKLPVYGDYMAQQGLSEKIKIDTSITKALISTDENERQALYRYVLETLHNQAVYIPLTYERNRAIAIKSLQGIEFAPSQFDIPFDKMYFE, encoded by the coding sequence ATGCATCTGCACTCAACTTTTCTTAAACTCATCTTTATTATACTCCCCCTTTGTTGCTCTTCTTTTTTCAGCTACGCAAAAAGTGATATCACTTTTGCTAACTTTCGTGATATTCGAGATTTAAACCCGCATTTGTATTCAGGTGAAATGTGGGCACAAAATATCTTATATGAGTCATTAGTTCATTATAATGATGATGGTAGTTTTACCCCTTGGCTGGCAGAAAGTTGGGCAATAACGAATAATGGAAAAACTTACACATTTAAATTACGAAAAGATGTCAGTTTTAGTGATGGCACTAAATTTGATGCCCATAGTGCCAAATTAAACTGGGACGCCATATTAGCTAATAAAGTCCGTCATACTTGGCTTGAAATGGTTAGACTTATTACCGCAATTAATGTTATAGATGACTATACCTTGCAAATTGAGTTAGCCGAACCTTACTACCCTTTTCTAATTGAAATTGCAGTCACAAGGCCTATGCGTTTTATTTCGCCCAATTCAATGATCGATGGTGGAACTAAAAGTGGCGTAAAATCTTACATCGGCACCGGCCCTTATATTTTAGCTGAACATAAAAAAGATCAGTATGCTATATTTACTGCTAATCCCAACTATTGGGGCACAAAACCTAAAATAGACAAAATTACCATGCAAGTTATTGCCGATAACCAAAGCCGTTTGATGGCTCTTGAAAAAGGTGAAATAGATTTAATTTACGGTAAAAATATGGTTGATGCAGATTCATTTGAGCGATTTTCAGCGCTGACTAAGTTTCAAGCATTAATGTCTAAGCCAGTATCAAGTCGAATTGTGCTAATGAACACCACAAAACCGGGACTTAATGACGTAAACGTGCGCCGAGCAATTGAACATATAATTAGTAAAGACGATATTTCACAAGGGATCTTTAATGGCAGTGAAGCCCCAGCTGATAGCTTAATGGCAAATAATATACCTTATGCCGATCTTAAACTAAAACCCTATCAATATGATCCTAAAATGGCGGTAACGCTACTTGAACAAGCAGGCTGGCTGATTGTAAAAGGTCAAGAGTATCGACAAAAAGATGGCAAACCCTTTGAAATAACACTTTATTATGATAGTAATACCGCATCGCAAAAAACAATTGCCCAATACATGCAAGATGAGTTCGCGCAAGTTGGTTTAAAACTGAATATCCACGGTGAAGAAGAACAAGGTTATCGTGATCGCCAAAAAGCTGGTAATTTTGATATGGTTTTTGATATTTCATGGGGAATGCCCTATGATCCACAGTCCTTTTTGTCGGGCATGAAATTACCTGTATATGGTGACTATATGGCACAGCAAGGGCTTAGTGAAAAAATTAAAATTGATACAAGTATAACTAAAGCACTAATTTCAACAGATGAAAATGAAAGACAAGCGCTTTATCGCTACGTGCTTGAAACATTACATAATCAAGCCGTTTATATCCCGCTAACTTACGAACGTAACCGCGCTATTGCCATAAAATCATTGCAAGGTATTGAATTTGCACCATCACAATTCGATATCCCATTTGATAAAATGTACTTTGAATAA
- a CDS encoding ABC transporter permease subunit: MLNYIIKRLIMMIPILLGISFIAFILINLAPSDPAEVALRVNEIMPTPDAIISMRQELGLDQPFFYRYICWLYNAFQLDFGKSFIHRDRLVWDEITRSLGPTLILALSSFIFILLISLIVGILCAIFANSLFDYMIRIIVFVGTAMPSYWLALLLIWFFAGYLDLLPTNGYGTWQNLILPTLTLSFVYIATYIRFIRNNMIENMQDYAIFYARCRGLKGHTIILKHVLVNSLHTTITALGMSIPQLIAGSFVVEYIFSWPGLGRLCITSIMNRDYPIIQAYILIMALLFVSCNFIVDIIHQIIDPRMRERSGS; this comes from the coding sequence ATGCTTAATTATATTATAAAGCGCTTGATTATGATGATCCCAATTTTACTTGGGATCTCATTCATTGCTTTTATTCTTATTAACTTAGCGCCGTCAGATCCTGCTGAAGTTGCGTTACGAGTGAATGAGATTATGCCAACTCCTGACGCGATTATCAGCATGCGACAAGAGCTTGGCCTTGATCAGCCTTTTTTTTATCGCTATATTTGCTGGCTTTATAACGCGTTTCAGCTCGATTTTGGTAAATCATTTATTCACCGAGATCGCTTAGTCTGGGATGAAATTACCCGAAGTTTAGGGCCGACTTTAATCTTAGCATTATCATCTTTTATTTTTATACTACTAATCAGTTTAATCGTCGGCATTTTATGCGCTATTTTTGCTAATTCACTTTTTGATTACATGATACGCATTATTGTTTTTGTGGGGACGGCTATGCCTAGCTACTGGCTAGCTTTATTATTGATCTGGTTTTTTGCTGGCTATTTGGACTTACTACCAACAAATGGTTATGGTACATGGCAAAACTTAATACTTCCAACCCTAACGTTATCTTTTGTTTATATCGCAACCTACATACGCTTTATTCGTAACAACATGATAGAAAACATGCAAGATTACGCTATTTTTTATGCCCGCTGCCGCGGTTTAAAAGGTCACACGATAATTTTAAAACATGTTTTAGTTAATTCGCTTCATACGACCATCACCGCATTAGGCATGAGTATACCTCAGCTTATCGCTGGTTCATTTGTTGTCGAATATATCTTTTCATGGCCGGGACTTGGCAGGCTCTGTATTACCTCGATTATGAACCGCGATTACCCAATTATTCAAGCTTATATCTTAATTATGGCTTTACTCTTTGTTAGCTGTAATTTTATCGTCGATATTATTCATCAAATAATCGATCCTCGTATGCGAGAAAGGAGCGGCTCCTAA
- the nikC gene encoding nickel ABC transporter permease subunit NikC: MGIIRQLIKNKIALFCIIIIVLVIALGILAPYIAPFDPNKVRIIRKYAPVSAQHLLGCDHLGRDILSRLLYGIRTTLFLALLTMVITILIGAIIGLISGYKRGWIDELIMRTCDIMLSFPSQVMILAIVGVLGVGIENVIIANIVVKWAWYSRMIRSSVIKYSRKNYILFSRTIGAPSTFILRRHLLPNVMSEIVVLASLDTGWVILNISALSFIGLGIQAPTAEWGVMLSEARNVMTQHPMQMVYPGLAILIVVATFNMLGDALRDILDPKGNQYE, encoded by the coding sequence ATGGGTATAATTAGACAACTAATTAAAAACAAAATTGCCCTATTTTGTATAATCATCATTGTGTTGGTGATTGCTTTAGGAATATTGGCACCATACATTGCGCCATTTGATCCAAATAAAGTTCGTATTATTCGTAAATATGCGCCAGTCTCTGCTCAGCATCTTCTTGGCTGTGATCACCTAGGTCGAGATATTCTATCAAGATTATTGTATGGCATTCGAACGACATTATTTCTTGCCTTATTAACGATGGTAATTACCATCTTAATTGGTGCTATTATTGGATTAATTTCAGGTTATAAACGTGGCTGGATTGATGAGCTTATTATGCGCACTTGCGATATTATGCTGTCCTTCCCAAGCCAAGTGATGATTTTAGCAATTGTAGGGGTACTTGGGGTTGGTATTGAGAATGTCATTATTGCCAATATCGTTGTTAAATGGGCTTGGTATAGTCGTATGATCCGCAGCTCAGTAATTAAATATAGCCGTAAAAATTATATTCTTTTTTCACGAACGATTGGCGCGCCAAGCACATTTATTCTTCGTCGTCATTTACTACCAAATGTTATGTCTGAAATTGTCGTATTGGCAAGTCTTGACACCGGCTGGGTGATCTTAAATATTTCAGCGCTCTCTTTTATTGGCTTAGGTATACAGGCGCCGACGGCCGAATGGGGCGTGATGTTAAGTGAGGCAAGAAATGTAATGACTCAGCACCCAATGCAGATGGTATATCCAGGACTTGCTATCTTAATTGTTGTAGCAACATTTAATATGTTAGGCGATGCCTTACGCGATATTTTAGATCCCAAAGGTAACCAATATGAGTGA
- a CDS encoding ABC transporter ATP-binding protein, with product MSDKLKLLEVKNLTLTLSSGKQLLKDISFIVNRNQCLGIVGESGSGKSLTCKAIIGLLEPYFSVQGQILFTPTSSAQGSASNFDLLKQSQKTLQNIRGKAIAIILQHPMSAFDPLYKIGCQVIETLQAHLFITKKEAMLQTLAMMTELGLEKPKQIINKYPHQLSGGMLQRVMIGMALILKPALIIADEPTTALDSITQFQIIKALEKIKQQSKTAMIFISHDLGIIHQIADDIIVMNQGQIVEQGNKNQIFHHATNQYTRYLIDTRKQLLAKFNATLNNNKLTVKENSDATTIAR from the coding sequence ATGAGTGATAAACTCAAACTACTTGAAGTAAAAAATCTTACCTTAACCCTAAGTAGCGGTAAGCAATTGCTAAAGGATATCTCATTTATCGTCAATCGAAACCAATGCTTAGGCATTGTCGGTGAAAGCGGTAGCGGAAAAAGCTTAACATGCAAAGCAATTATCGGCTTATTAGAGCCTTATTTTTCGGTCCAAGGACAAATTTTATTTACACCGACTTCATCAGCACAAGGCTCTGCTTCTAATTTTGATTTATTAAAACAAAGTCAAAAAACATTACAGAATATTCGCGGTAAGGCCATTGCGATCATTTTACAACATCCAATGAGTGCTTTTGATCCCCTATATAAAATAGGCTGCCAAGTGATAGAAACGCTACAAGCACATCTGTTTATAACCAAAAAAGAGGCGATGTTACAAACATTGGCGATGATGACAGAGTTGGGACTTGAAAAACCAAAACAGATTATTAATAAATATCCACACCAATTAAGTGGTGGCATGTTACAACGTGTCATGATTGGCATGGCATTAATACTTAAACCCGCACTTATTATTGCTGATGAGCCGACAACCGCTTTAGACTCGATCACTCAATTTCAAATAATAAAAGCCCTTGAAAAAATAAAACAACAGTCAAAAACCGCCATGATATTTATCTCCCATGATTTAGGCATTATTCATCAAATTGCAGATGATATTATAGTCATGAATCAAGGACAAATTGTCGAACAAGGCAACAAAAATCAAATTTTTCACCATGCAACTAACCAATATACCCGCTACTTGATTGATACTCGCAAGCAGCTATTAGCTAAATTTAATGCCACACTAAATAACAATAAACTTACCGTAAAGGAAAATAGTGATGCAACCACTATTGCACGTTGA